One Salvia splendens isolate huo1 chromosome 1, SspV2, whole genome shotgun sequence genomic window, CAATTACTAGCCGATATGACAAAATTCCGAAGTGATTTTTCGGCGTTTGGATTTGGAAAGCAAACTGCACAAGGTCTAACTGGTTATTTACATCGCCCAAATAAATGGATACTAACCGCCATATTAGGATTATGAATCCTATTAATATGTGTCACACACATCACCTCTATGCATGAATTTCAGTGTCTAATTTATTCTTAAAAACTTAAAAGGTTCGACTCCCAGATATAGCATTTTTACTGTGATTTCTcattaatcaaatttaattCTTTAAACGCTACCTTATTTTACAAGAGATAAATATAGCGAGGTTAAATTAGTTTCTATTCTCTAAACCTAAAAAATGGATGAGCAGAAAATGTTGCTGGATTTATATTGGCCAACCATTGCATTGGACCACACGCAAGATACGGCTAAAAATTCGTTATCCgcttcaaattttatttaaaacattcCCCTACAAAAATTCTTTCAAATAAAAGCGAATTCCCACAAAAATTGAAACCAGAACGGATCTTAAAGCATGAGTACATAAGTATGTAAAATTTGTATTTCAACATTACCGTATTTTCAGTAATTTGCAGCAAAGCTTGACTTCTTTTTTCTGAATCTCATTCTCTTACTTTCCGTAAAcccaattttaaatatattccaATTGATTTGCCATTCATTTTTTCTTATGCAACCACATTATTCGCAATTTCACATGatgaaatatattttccaatttaaataaaattgaaacgGATGAAGAAGCATTGGATACAgttcaaattcaattcaaatgTAAAATTCGACTACACATCAGaacagaaaaacaaaaatactATGCATTACTAATCTATTTCCCAGAACTAATCAAGCTCAGAATTAGGCCCTCTCACCCCTAATTCTCCTCGCAAGCTGGATATCCTTGGGCATAATCGTGACTCTCTTGGCATGAATAGCACAGAGATTGGTATCCTCAAACAATCCAACGAGGTAAGCCTCTGCAGCCTCTTGAAGCGCAGCCACAGCGGAACTCTGAAATCTCAGATCGGTCTTGAAATCCTGAGCTATCTCACGAACGAGTCTCTGGAAAGGAAGCTTTCTGATCAAAAGCTCTGTGGATTTCTGATACTTGCGGATCTCACGGAGAGCGACGGTACCAGGACGGAAGCGGTGGGGCTTCTTCACTCCGCCGGTGGCCGGAGCAGATTTCCTGGCAGCTTTGGTGGCCAGCTGCTTACGCGGAGCCTTGCCTCCTGTGGATTTGCGGGCAGTTTGCTTAGTGCGAGCCATTTCTATTTTCAGGATTTCACTTCCAAAATTTCAGATGAATGAAAATGTGAAAATGGATATTTGAGTTTGGGATGAAAATTAGAAGGGTTAAGAGGGAGTATTTATGGGTGGGTATTTTGAAATTAAGGCGGGATACCGTATGATCGTCGCCGTTGTATCTGTTTTTCTAATGGACCGTTCTGATTTAATTTTCGGAGTGCTCGGATTGCCGACGTGGCAGTGCATTTGTTCGCTGATCAAGCATCGAGATCGACGGGTGGTGATTAAGGAGGTCCGGATTGCTTACGTTAACTATGCAATGAAGATTTCTTTTGAGGAGGAAATAGAAATAGTTCAGGAGTTTcattaatttcaaatatttaagGATAATCGATACTTCCTTCGTTCTataagggcattagcaatggggcgccctaaggcgcgccctaaggcgcgccctatggcgcgccacgtcagcagttttatcctcctacctccccacctgcagtggggcgccctaaggcgcgccctaaggcgcgccctatggcgcgccacatcatcattttatttatttgtttaattgatttaaatgttttcaactaacaattaataacgagtaaataaaaaggtcgaaataacaaacggggacacattaataaaaaaagaagttacaccgttcaacttacaaaaaaaaaaactaagtcggtgcaattcccaacttccgacgcagttcatctatcaatgcccggaggtattcggcttcgtcggggtcggtacacttcttgagggccttgtgcgtctccaacaacgtcctcgccatcgacgctgtcgCCAACGACGAATACACTTCGGCTGCCTGGGGCGGGAGCATTTCCGGGAGCGGAGgtggggttgcagcggtcgaggatgaggtcgcggccgccttccctttggccttcgcagccttgacgccgggaggacgtcgggaggacatcggtgtgccggaaccgcTGTCGTCCACGTAcaaccggttgaggtcaaccggttgattgccgctgccgctgctcgtgtaaccaccaacttcggtggtcttcatcctctttggcgcactagtgtgcagaattccaccttggaatttctgcttgtccctcaaaagcgtccagatggcctcgtgcttgaactcgccgaacatcgaccggtacgacaatatCGCTTTAGCACGCACGTCTTcccagctctcgccgctcccctgtgcccgcgcgcacttctcgaactccgccgcgtacaagttcacttgcttcttcacttgatcccagtgcttgcggagttgctcacgcttgcgcttgtacgcgttcGGCGGCTTGGCCGCATTGTAGaggtcggcgatgcgctcccagtacgcgaactgcctctggttgttcgcgaatatcggatcttccgatatatctacccaacaccgggccaaaatgagagtttcctcgtcggtgtagtttgtacgaccgggggcgtactcatcgcaatcaccgggaggcggcaacttctgcgcccgctgccggttccgcttctttttggctggggcggaagcggtcgcggcggggtcgggatcggccgctgcggcgtcacgtcgggagggggcgactggtcgggttggagacggctccatgtccgacaacccatacgagtccgtactgaaatcgggatcgtattgggcgttggtgtcgaacgaacgatattggccgggttctgtacccggccaacgcgcatctccactaaacataggactatttggacttgaagccatttcgtagtaattatgtaaatgtaagtttcgaaagtgaaattgtgaaatgaaatgtaaaacgaatgaactctatttataaaacaaccaaaccgcgtgccatcgtccgcgacctatcgtccgtgtacgccacaatggggaggacgatggcgcgcccgatgcctatcgtccgcagccatcgtccgtgtacgccacaatggggcggacgatggcgcggacgataggcatcgggcgcgccatcctccgcgcccttagtatcggccgcgacgatcgtccgcgacctatcgtccgtatccgcaatgggcgcggacgatcgatggcgcggacgatgcgcgccatcgggcgtgccatcgtccgcccattgcggatggcctaatagCAGTCACTGTTATTGTAGATACaggttttaataaatataaataatagtatgttggaaaagttaataaaatatgagactcactttttatattgattttataataaaatacgaGTAAAGTGATTTAGTGGAATGCGAAACCTACTTACCTTTTATGGCACAAataaagtgtgactcttattacagaacggaccaaaatggtaaaatgggactcttattatgagaccgagggagtaatttttttaattttaactttttattatatttttctcattttattacattcttttttcttttatacttttctttttaattgtgtatttgtaatttttatttaattaaaattaatttgcatgtatatatattatcatTAATGAATcttgtacattaatttttagaaatttataatgtgatttttgaattttttaggattatatattttatcgcttataataaattgtaattttagaatttatatcttgtaattttgattatatcactttttttattttagataacatttttaatttaaattaaattagttgagaagaaagaaaattttaaaaaatgaaatagtggGACCCCTGaataagtaaggtaagagataGACAGTGGTTACAGGTATTGTCTCTTAAATGATgcataaagtaaaaaaaaattggttaaaAGTGGTGCAATGTCTATGAATAGTTAAGATACAATGAATGTGTGATATTGGTGCGTTTAACCTAACtacattttttaataataataataataataataataatcaattcttttttaataattaaaccATTTGTGTAGTGAAGAATTGAtgaaatactccctcagtccacGATAAATTGTCTCAAGTTTCATTTCTCATCCATCCACAATTAAGTGTTTCATTTACTTTTGTTAATAGACCTCACACTACCTCATCTCACTCACCTTATATTTAAAAACTAGGAGTACTAGTACTAATATATAATACTCCACTAGGACTCACACtccattaattttttcttcgtgtggacgaagggagtaataagttaaaataatttttataggataaaatatttaatatccACTACTAACAATTTCACGAAAAGAATTGATTAATAGTTTTACTTAAGCTAATGTACTCCGTATTTGCTAATTAGTTATTCTAAATAAGAATCAGGGACAAAACTGTAACTTCATAATATAGTtgaagtggagaaaaagtaaaataagaaacgatctccttatttattttaaaatagttACAAACTGAGGTGtttgtgttaacattctcaataATATGGTTTCTTATGCTTTGGGGCTTGGTAGTTATTACAAGGGAAATTCCAGTTATCTTCTCGAGATAAAGCCAAGGGTTAACGTGTCTTCTTTTAGCTACATATTTAAGTTCAATATACCTACTTACAGTTAAATCAAATCATTATCTAACTAAAGAAGTAGCAACATTTAATATCATACAAAGTTTAAAATTCCATGATACATGAAgatttaatgtcatactaagTTTGATACTCCATGAAACATAACATTAAACAGTTTATATTTCTATCTCAATATATAGTGTTATGTTTAGTGATAAATACAATGAAAAATAATGGTTTTAACTAACACAGAAAACAACATAAACATATAAACATATTGATCATAACATTTTGACGTccacaaaataacattaaacCAGTCTTACTTGTCCTTCACAACCTTGTCCTGTCCAGTTTTATTCACAATCAATTTCCGCTACCAGTTTTTATCAAATAAAGCAATGACAATCATAGCACCAATTTCTTGTAACCTTACAAGTACTTCGTTCATAGACTTTACAA contains:
- the LOC121742537 gene encoding histone H3.2; amino-acid sequence: MARTKQTARKSTGGKAPRKQLATKAARKSAPATGGVKKPHRFRPGTVALREIRKYQKSTELLIRKLPFQRLVREIAQDFKTDLRFQSSAVAALQEAAEAYLVGLFEDTNLCAIHAKRVTIMPKDIQLARRIRGERA